From the Shewanella amazonensis SB2B genome, one window contains:
- the galU gene encoding UTP--glucose-1-phosphate uridylyltransferase GalU codes for MRQTKIRKAVIPVAGLGTRMLPATKAIPKEMLPVVDKPLIQYVVSEAVAAGIKEIVLVTHASKNSIENHFDTSFELEAQLERRVKRQLLDEVQAICPKDVTVISVRQAQAKGLGHAILCARPVVGDEPFAVLLPDVIIDGAKSDLTSENLAAMVRLFDETSTGQIMVEAVPHEMVNQYGIADVKGHQMVNGDSVPLEALVEKPAVDEAPSNLAVVGRYVLPADIWPLLARTPAGAGDEIQLTDAIAMLMESAQVNAYGMVGKSHDCGNKQGYMQANVEYALRHPELGKEFAKYLKQLVKGLN; via the coding sequence ATGAGACAAACCAAAATCCGTAAGGCCGTGATCCCTGTTGCCGGTCTGGGTACCCGGATGCTCCCTGCCACCAAAGCCATCCCCAAGGAGATGCTGCCGGTCGTGGATAAGCCACTCATCCAGTATGTGGTCAGCGAAGCCGTGGCGGCCGGGATTAAGGAAATTGTCCTGGTAACCCACGCCAGTAAAAACTCCATCGAAAACCATTTCGACACCAGTTTTGAGCTCGAAGCCCAACTGGAACGCCGGGTTAAGCGCCAGTTATTGGATGAAGTTCAGGCCATCTGTCCCAAAGATGTTACCGTGATAAGCGTACGCCAGGCACAGGCCAAGGGCCTGGGTCATGCCATCCTGTGCGCCCGCCCGGTGGTGGGGGACGAGCCCTTTGCAGTGCTCCTGCCCGACGTGATAATCGACGGCGCCAAGAGTGACCTGACCAGTGAAAACCTCGCTGCCATGGTGAGACTCTTCGATGAAACCAGCACCGGCCAAATCATGGTGGAAGCCGTACCCCATGAGATGGTGAATCAATATGGCATTGCCGACGTTAAAGGCCACCAGATGGTGAATGGCGACTCCGTGCCACTGGAGGCCTTGGTAGAAAAGCCAGCGGTAGACGAAGCCCCGTCCAACCTCGCTGTGGTCGGTCGCTACGTACTGCCTGCAGATATCTGGCCTTTACTGGCACGCACCCCTGCCGGAGCCGGCGATGAAATTCAGCTGACCGATGCCATCGCCATGTTGATGGAATCCGCTCAGGTCAATGCCTACGGCATGGTGGGTAAAAGCCATGACTGTGGCAACAAGCAGGGTTATATGCAGGCCAATGTGGAATACGCGCTGCGTCACCCCGAGCTTGGTAAGGAATTTGCCAAGTATTTGAAGCAACTGGTTAAAGGACTCAACTAA
- the galE gene encoding UDP-glucose 4-epimerase GalE: MTILVTGGAGYIGTHTVVALQQAGMEVLVLDNLSNACVEALNRVEQITGQAVPFVQGDILDKPLLMKIFMDNDIEAVIHFAGLKAVGESVAQPLRYYENNVTGTLVLCQVMAEFNVKQLVFSSSATVYGDPASLPITEDFPTGATNPYGQSKLMVEHILADLHHSDPSWNIARLRYFNPVGAHESGLIGEDPNDIPNNLMPFISQVAVGKREKLSIFGNDYPTHDGTGVRDYIHVVDLADGHLKALEKLRTQPGLVTYNLGTGQGYSVLDMVKAFEKASGKAVPYEIAPRRPGDIAACYADPGKATKELGWKAKLSVDEMAASSWRWQSGNPNGYR, from the coding sequence ATGACGATTTTGGTGACCGGCGGTGCCGGCTACATTGGAACCCACACAGTGGTGGCCCTGCAGCAGGCTGGTATGGAGGTGCTGGTTCTTGACAATCTCTCCAACGCATGTGTCGAAGCACTGAACCGGGTCGAACAGATCACGGGGCAGGCGGTGCCCTTTGTGCAAGGGGATATTCTCGATAAGCCCCTGCTGATGAAAATCTTTATGGATAACGACATTGAGGCGGTGATCCACTTCGCCGGCCTCAAGGCAGTGGGGGAATCGGTTGCTCAGCCGCTGCGCTATTACGAAAACAATGTCACCGGTACCCTGGTGCTTTGCCAGGTGATGGCCGAATTTAACGTGAAGCAGCTGGTGTTTTCTTCTTCAGCCACCGTGTATGGCGATCCCGCCAGTCTGCCCATCACCGAAGACTTTCCCACAGGGGCAACCAATCCCTATGGCCAGTCCAAGCTGATGGTGGAACACATTTTGGCTGATTTGCACCATTCAGATCCCAGCTGGAATATCGCCCGCCTGCGTTATTTCAATCCCGTGGGTGCCCATGAAAGCGGGCTGATTGGCGAAGATCCCAATGACATCCCCAACAACCTGATGCCCTTTATCAGCCAGGTTGCCGTGGGCAAACGGGAAAAATTGTCGATTTTTGGCAATGACTACCCTACCCACGATGGCACGGGGGTGCGGGATTATATCCACGTGGTAGACCTGGCAGACGGACATTTGAAAGCCCTTGAAAAGCTGAGAACCCAACCCGGTCTGGTTACCTACAACCTGGGCACAGGTCAGGGCTACAGCGTACTGGATATGGTCAAGGCCTTTGAAAAAGCCTCAGGCAAAGCCGTGCCCTATGAAATAGCCCCACGACGCCCCGGCGACATCGCCGCCTGTTATGCTGATCCCGGCAAAGCCACCAAAGAACTGGGCTGGAAAGCAAAGCTCTCTGTGGATGAGATGGCCGCCAGCAGCTGGCGCTGGCAGTCCGGCAATCCCAACGGTTACCGATAA
- the napF gene encoding ferredoxin-type protein NapF, whose product MKENINLSRRRLFSRRKDNALRPPFVRDDVEFTDLCSRCGDCITVCETKIIVKGEAGFPEVRFDNAECTFCGECAKVCPEPIFSLDKSPPWTLEASIQESCLAHRGIWCQSCKDACDVSAIRFTPTLGRAPTPELLLDACTGCGACVAPCPADAIVMIKPQTTPQ is encoded by the coding sequence ATGAAAGAGAACATTAATTTAAGTCGCCGCCGACTCTTCAGTCGCCGCAAGGACAACGCCCTGCGGCCACCCTTTGTGCGCGATGATGTGGAGTTTACTGACCTGTGCAGCCGCTGCGGTGACTGCATAACGGTGTGCGAGACAAAAATCATCGTCAAGGGAGAGGCAGGATTCCCCGAAGTTCGCTTCGACAACGCCGAGTGCACTTTCTGCGGGGAATGCGCCAAGGTCTGTCCCGAGCCCATCTTTTCCCTCGATAAGTCCCCACCTTGGACTCTGGAGGCGAGTATCCAGGAGTCGTGCCTCGCTCACCGGGGCATTTGGTGCCAAAGCTGCAAAGATGCCTGCGATGTCAGTGCCATCCGCTTCACCCCGACTCTGGGCCGTGCGCCCACGCCGGAATTATTGCTGGATGCTTGCACCGGCTGCGGCGCCTGTGTGGCCCCCTGCCCGGCCGATGCCATTGTGATGATAAAACCCCAGACCACGCCTCAGTAA
- a CDS encoding bactofilin family protein, whose protein sequence is MFGKNTKSSAGLTFISPGTRLSGETRFEGDALIGGELLGNVEALNKITIEPGGVIDGVLKCTELKVSGQFKGKLFCEKLIIAGGGTVEGEVKCDRMEIFEGGQFIGFRTRESVSGELLEAKKADHQKDSQVLLRQEPA, encoded by the coding sequence ATGTTTGGAAAAAATACCAAATCCAGCGCAGGCCTCACTTTCATATCGCCTGGCACCCGCCTCAGTGGCGAAACCCGTTTCGAAGGCGATGCCCTCATTGGTGGTGAACTTCTGGGCAACGTTGAAGCGCTAAACAAGATAACCATTGAACCGGGCGGAGTCATTGATGGCGTGCTGAAATGCACCGAGCTGAAAGTGTCCGGGCAATTCAAAGGTAAACTCTTCTGTGAAAAGCTCATCATTGCCGGTGGCGGAACCGTTGAAGGTGAAGTTAAATGTGACCGCATGGAAATCTTCGAGGGTGGCCAGTTTATAGGGTTCAGGACCCGCGAAAGTGTCAGCGGCGAGCTGCTGGAAGCCAAAAAAGCCGACCATCAGAAAGACTCTCAGGTACTGCTGCGCCAGGAACCCGCTTGA
- a CDS encoding LysR family transcriptional regulator, whose translation MDKQLAELDIFSLLLFRAIFETGHANIAARQLDVSAPKVSRALASLRLIFADELFYRRQQGFRPTPLAEQIYPAIRELTDSINLLGMQLKDHQAFHRQECQVFDLAVSSGILTTLALEFNRREGLCPSVVLHHWQENTADRIHAGELDLGLALAPEPHTELSYERLCDAPGLCLVGAANHPIWQYTDICLEHICEYPFLCMNYPGFNDKVDPLELFCHREGLIPPTVLRVTDKEEWFGHLLCQHSLAFASPLEWGLLNALPGVEIKHLPAKEISRLHSGSAVPGLYLIEKPAHHRRYSPDDREKLLHIISLTLGLVTEDHPVNFSI comes from the coding sequence TTGGATAAACAACTGGCAGAGCTCGATATTTTTTCACTGCTGCTCTTTCGCGCCATCTTCGAGACCGGGCACGCCAACATCGCTGCCAGACAGTTGGATGTGTCTGCCCCCAAAGTCAGCCGGGCACTCGCCAGCTTACGGCTTATCTTTGCCGATGAGCTCTTCTATCGCCGTCAGCAGGGGTTCAGACCAACTCCGCTGGCAGAGCAGATCTATCCTGCCATTCGCGAGCTGACCGACAGTATTAACCTCCTTGGCATGCAGCTTAAAGACCATCAGGCATTCCACAGACAAGAGTGTCAGGTATTCGACCTGGCCGTCAGTTCCGGGATACTGACGACCCTGGCGTTGGAATTCAACCGCAGAGAAGGGCTCTGCCCTTCCGTGGTGTTACATCATTGGCAGGAAAATACGGCCGACAGGATACATGCCGGCGAGCTGGATTTGGGCCTGGCATTGGCACCTGAACCACATACCGAACTCAGTTACGAACGCCTTTGCGACGCCCCCGGTCTTTGCCTGGTCGGCGCGGCCAATCACCCTATTTGGCAATATACCGATATTTGTCTTGAGCACATCTGCGAATATCCGTTTTTGTGCATGAACTACCCCGGATTCAACGATAAAGTTGACCCGCTGGAGCTGTTTTGCCACAGGGAAGGCCTTATTCCACCCACGGTGCTGAGGGTGACGGATAAAGAAGAATGGTTTGGCCATCTTTTGTGCCAACACAGCCTGGCATTTGCCTCGCCGCTGGAATGGGGATTACTGAATGCCTTGCCCGGTGTTGAAATCAAACATCTGCCTGCAAAGGAAATTTCCCGTCTGCACAGTGGTTCTGCCGTGCCCGGCCTCTACCTTATCGAAAAGCCTGCCCATCACCGCCGATACAGCCCAGACGACAGGGAAAAATTGCTGCACATTATCTCGCTCACATTGGGATTGGTAACCGAGGATCATCCGGTAAATTTCAGCATCTAA
- a CDS encoding OmcA/MtrC family decaheme c-type cytochrome — translation MMKNYNRSLLTIALLSALTLTACGDGKDGQDGAPGTPGTPGTPGEPGKPGTPAGSFVTSADKAADVTFEILPADINVAGSGDFAIKFKAMGKNAQGSSVPFSGLDMVSLYSMTLAANSSGSGAPLEWVNNAMVQDLGSSMYCTLTGTYSSRGQTGNACILVEDADEPGTYTGTWTHEGAAPIMNPNDDLNATHRLFLRAYNVKDSGGTALSDKVLSDRLDYVPATGAIVEATGKDTVTDAACISCHGNVDGRIANIGAHHNYQSVENCIACHNPDNQPDEDQLAEGWLFDFGPMIHRIHAGHHISDFLSGEAKEYFGELGFPGELRECTSCHNNGPSWSNNLYRQACVGCHINVNFETGEGHSDFDLAQADDTQCKSCHASGSLSPAIAHKVGNRAIEQEQVVLDFQGVTVTDNGDGTSALTVKTKVTINGATPADGTMLDPYMPRLSTGLLIGNVDTDGNPIRGLGMPVNGVAMTGGVLTTTKSFPSSRLTGSLYVTAEVMVCGAGGKAVMCANGDYTEVSASAHVKYYNLDDPDAAALQARMSDLDRVTVSEAKCNSCHNNLTHIKAPRHGVSEFTQCMDCHNNRYPGSYHGNVEYNTGEVDADGNPIMATVEGLTYSNRDLMTVAHRFHSGTFGGGIYLDKNMETVGYPAPATDCSVCHKDDANFFANDGGLTSGKRSIQVTSTEYITPVAEACRTCHAHSDGAALAHFKSNGAYVQGEPATTSNLPVESCATCHAEGKAYGIDKVHAEASH, via the coding sequence ATGATGAAAAACTACAACAGATCACTGCTGACGATAGCACTCCTCAGTGCTCTGACCCTTACCGCATGCGGCGACGGTAAAGATGGTCAGGACGGCGCACCTGGTACACCGGGCACTCCCGGTACCCCAGGCGAACCTGGTAAACCAGGTACCCCAGCCGGCTCGTTCGTAACCAGTGCAGATAAAGCCGCCGATGTGACTTTCGAAATACTCCCAGCCGACATCAACGTGGCTGGTTCAGGTGACTTTGCGATTAAATTCAAAGCCATGGGCAAGAACGCTCAAGGCAGTTCAGTCCCCTTCTCCGGACTGGATATGGTCTCGCTCTATTCAATGACCCTGGCGGCCAACAGCTCTGGCAGCGGCGCGCCACTGGAATGGGTGAACAATGCCATGGTGCAGGACCTGGGCTCTTCCATGTACTGTACTCTTACTGGCACCTACAGCTCCCGTGGACAAACAGGTAATGCGTGTATTCTGGTGGAAGATGCCGACGAGCCCGGCACATACACAGGTACCTGGACCCATGAAGGCGCAGCGCCCATCATGAACCCCAATGATGACCTCAATGCCACTCACCGCTTGTTCCTGCGCGCATATAACGTGAAGGACAGCGGTGGTACTGCGCTCTCTGACAAGGTGCTCTCTGACCGACTGGACTACGTGCCAGCCACAGGTGCCATCGTTGAAGCCACAGGCAAAGACACTGTGACCGACGCAGCCTGTATCAGCTGTCACGGCAACGTGGACGGCCGTATTGCGAATATAGGCGCCCACCACAATTATCAAAGTGTGGAAAACTGTATCGCCTGCCACAACCCCGACAACCAGCCCGATGAAGATCAACTCGCCGAAGGTTGGCTGTTTGATTTCGGCCCCATGATCCACCGTATCCACGCCGGACACCATATCAGTGACTTCCTCTCAGGCGAAGCCAAGGAATACTTTGGCGAACTGGGTTTCCCCGGCGAGCTGCGTGAATGTACCAGTTGCCACAATAACGGTCCTTCCTGGAGCAATAACCTGTACCGTCAGGCGTGCGTTGGCTGTCACATTAACGTTAACTTTGAAACCGGTGAAGGCCACTCTGATTTCGACTTGGCACAAGCCGACGATACTCAGTGTAAATCCTGTCACGCCAGTGGCAGCTTGAGCCCAGCGATTGCGCACAAGGTAGGCAACAGGGCAATTGAGCAAGAACAAGTCGTGCTTGATTTCCAAGGTGTGACAGTGACTGACAACGGCGACGGCACCAGCGCACTCACTGTAAAAACTAAGGTGACTATCAATGGTGCGACACCTGCCGATGGCACTATGCTGGATCCTTACATGCCACGTCTGTCTACCGGTCTGCTAATTGGTAATGTTGACACAGACGGCAATCCAATACGTGGATTGGGTATGCCTGTCAATGGCGTAGCAATGACAGGTGGTGTCCTGACAACGACCAAGAGCTTCCCGTCTTCGCGTCTGACAGGCTCTCTCTACGTGACTGCAGAAGTGATGGTATGCGGAGCGGGCGGTAAAGCCGTGATGTGTGCCAATGGCGACTACACAGAAGTATCTGCCAGCGCCCATGTTAAATACTACAATCTGGATGATCCGGACGCGGCAGCACTGCAAGCACGAATGAGCGACTTGGACCGCGTCACCGTGAGCGAAGCCAAATGTAACAGCTGTCACAATAACCTCACTCACATTAAGGCACCACGCCACGGTGTGAGCGAGTTTACCCAGTGTATGGATTGTCACAACAACAGATACCCTGGTTCATACCATGGCAATGTTGAATACAACACTGGCGAAGTTGATGCCGATGGTAACCCAATCATGGCAACTGTTGAAGGGTTAACCTACAGCAACCGCGACCTCATGACAGTGGCACACCGCTTCCACTCTGGAACATTCGGTGGTGGCATTTACCTCGATAAAAACATGGAAACTGTTGGTTACCCTGCCCCAGCGACAGACTGCAGCGTATGTCACAAAGACGATGCCAACTTCTTCGCCAACGACGGTGGTTTAACCTCAGGTAAGCGTTCAATTCAGGTCACCTCCACAGAGTACATTACCCCTGTGGCCGAAGCCTGCCGTACTTGCCACGCTCACTCAGATGGCGCCGCACTGGCCCACTTCAAGAGCAATGGTGCTTACGTTCAGGGTGAACCTGCAACCACCAGCAACCTGCCGGTAGAAAGCTGCGCCACCTGTCACGCAGAGGGTAAAGCTTACGGTATCGATAAGGTGCACGCAGAGGCCTCTCACTAA
- a CDS encoding DUF2982 domain-containing protein, with amino-acid sequence MTEQRNGHFSIVAATKRNGITLTVISALLLCVSLLIFITARHWFGPGLVLFTLGAVGLVLGYAKVSQPPESLKGDAGGLVFFHRRGQYRLDWENIQRIDVPRVSQGLDSLDLPFIGIKVKKINPVLDSISPRLATGLLSEQRPLLMTAAAQDDTLESLETQLGAEFTPLLTHGERYRGVLAMFGHRCLLLDKRLGYHLYIPADALDDEPVVVARRLREFKALQLSLSNQP; translated from the coding sequence ATGACAGAGCAAAGAAATGGACATTTTTCCATCGTAGCGGCCACCAAGCGAAACGGCATCACCTTAACCGTAATAAGTGCACTGCTGCTGTGTGTTTCGCTGCTGATTTTTATCACCGCCAGACACTGGTTTGGCCCGGGCTTGGTGCTATTTACCCTGGGGGCCGTGGGCCTGGTGCTGGGGTATGCCAAGGTGTCACAACCTCCCGAGTCGCTCAAAGGCGACGCCGGAGGATTGGTGTTTTTTCATCGTAGAGGGCAATACCGGCTTGACTGGGAGAACATTCAGCGCATCGATGTCCCCCGCGTAAGCCAGGGATTGGATAGCCTGGACTTGCCTTTTATCGGCATTAAAGTTAAAAAAATCAATCCGGTGCTTGATAGTATCTCTCCCAGACTTGCCACCGGGCTTTTGTCCGAACAGCGTCCGTTATTGATGACGGCTGCGGCGCAGGACGACACACTCGAATCCCTTGAAACCCAGCTTGGCGCCGAATTTACCCCCCTGCTCACCCATGGCGAGCGGTATCGCGGCGTGCTGGCGATGTTTGGCCATCGCTGCCTGCTGCTGGATAAGCGGCTTGGCTATCACCTCTATATCCCCGCCGATGCCCTTGATGATGAACCTGTGGTTGTTGCCAGGCGACTGAGGGAGTTCAAGGCGCTGCAACTCAGCCTCAGTAATCAACCCTAG
- a CDS encoding YdcF family protein codes for MFLLKKLLSLLVMPIPLLVLVLLLVLLIWRRRALARSLLMLSIAALVFLSSTFGSNLIISPLEQRYSANPRPILGDCVVSVLGSEHDDAIFGSAVQQLSPVALARLTEGLKQMSLGQDCTLIVSGYRSDYNRFAHADVMKQAAMELGVPEAQIIALPLARDTLEEARQIKALGLQGALRLVTSAAHMPRAMAMFAHEGITADAAPTDFTARQSTWWRLNADALNSAQKAIHEYVGTLWFELRYGA; via the coding sequence ATGTTTTTACTCAAAAAGCTCCTCTCACTGCTGGTGATGCCCATTCCTTTGCTGGTGTTGGTGTTGCTGCTGGTGCTTTTGATATGGCGACGACGCGCGCTGGCGCGTTCACTGCTGATGTTATCCATCGCCGCGCTGGTATTTTTGTCGTCCACCTTCGGCAGCAATTTGATAATCAGCCCACTTGAGCAGCGCTACAGCGCCAACCCAAGGCCCATTTTGGGTGACTGTGTAGTGTCGGTTCTGGGATCTGAGCATGATGATGCCATCTTCGGCAGCGCAGTACAGCAGTTGTCACCGGTGGCGCTGGCCCGTTTGACAGAAGGGCTTAAACAAATGTCACTCGGGCAGGATTGCACCCTCATCGTGAGTGGCTATCGCAGTGACTACAATCGTTTTGCCCATGCAGACGTGATGAAACAGGCCGCGATGGAGCTTGGTGTACCCGAGGCGCAGATAATTGCCTTGCCCCTTGCCAGGGACACGCTGGAAGAGGCTCGGCAGATAAAGGCGCTGGGGCTTCAGGGGGCATTAAGACTTGTCACCTCAGCTGCCCATATGCCACGGGCCATGGCCATGTTTGCCCACGAGGGAATCACTGCAGACGCGGCCCCCACCGATTTTACTGCGCGCCAATCCACCTGGTGGCGACTAAATGCCGACGCCCTGAACAGCGCACAAAAGGCTATCCATGAATATGTTGGCACTCTGTGGTTTGAGTTGAGGTACGGGGCATGA
- the mak gene encoding fructokinase — protein sequence MMRMGVDLGGTKIELVALGEDGSELFRKRIATPREYQGTLNAVVTLVNEAEATLGTQGSLGIGIPGVISPYTGLVKNANSTWINGHPLDRDLGALLNREVRVANDANCFAVSEAVDGAAAGKRVVFGAILGTGCGAGLAFDGRVHEGGNGIGGEWGHNPLPWMRPDEFNTTECFCGNKDCIETFVSGTGFVRDFRNSGGTAQNGAEIMSLVDAGDELANLVFDRYLDRLARSLAHVINMLDPDAIVLGGGMSNVQAIYARLPAILPKYVVGRECRTPVVQNLYGCSSGVRGAAWLWEKR from the coding sequence ATGATGCGAATGGGGGTGGATCTCGGTGGCACCAAGATTGAGCTGGTGGCCTTGGGAGAAGATGGCAGTGAGCTTTTCCGTAAGCGTATTGCGACGCCAAGAGAATATCAGGGCACTCTGAATGCCGTTGTGACCCTGGTGAACGAAGCCGAAGCCACGCTGGGGACTCAGGGTAGTCTCGGTATTGGCATTCCCGGCGTGATTTCTCCCTATACAGGGCTGGTGAAAAATGCCAACTCGACCTGGATTAATGGTCATCCTCTTGACCGTGACCTGGGTGCTCTACTCAACCGGGAAGTGCGGGTCGCCAACGACGCCAACTGTTTTGCGGTCTCTGAGGCCGTAGATGGTGCGGCTGCCGGAAAACGCGTGGTGTTTGGCGCCATTTTAGGTACGGGTTGCGGCGCCGGGCTTGCCTTCGATGGCCGGGTGCATGAAGGCGGCAACGGCATTGGCGGTGAGTGGGGCCATAACCCCTTGCCCTGGATGCGCCCGGATGAATTCAACACCACCGAATGCTTTTGCGGCAACAAAGATTGCATCGAGACCTTTGTCTCTGGCACTGGCTTTGTGCGTGATTTCAGGAACAGTGGTGGCACCGCTCAAAATGGCGCGGAAATCATGTCTTTGGTAGATGCTGGTGATGAGCTCGCCAATCTGGTATTTGACCGCTATCTGGACCGGTTGGCCCGCTCGCTTGCCCATGTGATCAATATGCTCGACCCCGATGCCATCGTCCTCGGCGGTGGTATGTCCAATGTGCAGGCTATCTATGCCCGGCTGCCTGCCATTTTGCCAAAGTATGTTGTGGGCCGTGAGTGCCGCACCCCTGTGGTACAGAACCTCTATGGCTGTTCTTCCGGCGTCCGCGGCGCCGCCTGGCTGTGGGAAAAGCGCTGA
- the cysQ gene encoding 3'(2'),5'-bisphosphate nucleotidase CysQ, translating into MTLVALDKTTLDKLGQIARQAGAAIMAVYGQGDVAVTQKSDDSPVTAADLASHTVIIEQLAAAFPFTPVLSEEAVIDWETRRQWQEYFLIDPLDGTKEFIKRNGEFTVNIALVRDGIAVAGVVFAPVLDTCYLGAEGLGAWLECQGKQQPLQGSAQKRDVPVVVGSRSHQSAEMAGYLADLGDHELLSVGSSLKFCMLAEGRADLYPRLGPTSEWDTAAAQAVLESAGGRVVVYGESNPLVYNKKEQLLNPWFMATAPGWNTH; encoded by the coding sequence ATGACATTGGTGGCATTGGATAAAACGACACTGGATAAGCTGGGGCAGATAGCCCGTCAGGCTGGTGCGGCCATAATGGCAGTGTACGGGCAGGGTGACGTGGCCGTGACTCAGAAAAGCGACGACAGCCCGGTGACTGCCGCTGATTTGGCCAGCCATACCGTGATAATCGAGCAGCTCGCTGCGGCCTTTCCGTTTACACCGGTGCTGTCAGAAGAGGCCGTTATTGACTGGGAAACCCGCCGTCAGTGGCAGGAGTACTTCCTTATCGATCCCCTCGATGGCACCAAGGAGTTTATCAAGCGCAATGGTGAGTTTACCGTCAATATTGCGCTGGTGAGAGATGGCATTGCCGTAGCCGGTGTGGTGTTTGCCCCCGTCCTGGATACCTGTTATCTCGGAGCAGAGGGACTGGGCGCCTGGCTCGAGTGTCAGGGAAAGCAGCAACCATTGCAGGGTAGTGCGCAAAAACGCGACGTTCCCGTGGTTGTTGGCAGTCGCTCACATCAGTCTGCCGAGATGGCGGGTTATTTGGCCGACCTTGGCGACCATGAGCTTCTCAGTGTGGGCAGCTCGCTTAAATTTTGCATGCTTGCCGAAGGGCGGGCAGACCTGTACCCGCGTCTTGGGCCAACCAGCGAGTGGGACACGGCAGCTGCCCAGGCGGTGCTGGAGAGCGCCGGGGGCAGGGTGGTGGTGTATGGCGAGTCCAACCCGCTGGTTTACAACAAAAAAGAACAGCTTCTTAACCCTTGGTTTATGGCAACTGCCCCGGGGTGGAACACTCATTAA
- a CDS encoding phosphatase, producing MQFPVDTHSHTVASTHAYSTIHDYLAVAKEKGIRLFATTDHGPAMKDAPHFWHFVNLRVLPRIWNGVGILRGIEANIMNEKGEIDYFGEYLSELDLVQAGFHEPVFAPADRLTHTRAMIATMESGLVDIITHPGNPAYPIDVEAVVGAAKACNVALEINNSSFTASRKGSEENCLAIARMATKLDAQLVMGSDAHVAFDLGGFDRSLAIVDAADYPRQRLLNESPMALLHFLQQRGHQHLDELIRYFRPVL from the coding sequence ATGCAGTTTCCGGTCGATACTCACAGCCACACAGTGGCGTCCACCCATGCCTACAGTACCATCCATGATTATCTGGCGGTGGCGAAGGAAAAGGGCATTCGCCTGTTTGCCACCACGGACCATGGTCCGGCGATGAAAGATGCACCGCATTTCTGGCATTTTGTGAATTTACGTGTGCTGCCCAGAATATGGAATGGGGTGGGGATTCTGCGGGGTATTGAAGCCAACATCATGAATGAAAAAGGCGAAATTGATTATTTCGGCGAGTATCTGTCGGAGCTTGATCTGGTGCAGGCCGGATTTCATGAGCCTGTGTTTGCCCCCGCCGACAGGCTTACCCACACCCGCGCCATGATAGCCACCATGGAGTCGGGGCTGGTAGATATCATCACGCATCCGGGTAACCCGGCGTACCCCATTGATGTGGAGGCGGTGGTCGGTGCTGCCAAGGCATGCAATGTGGCGCTGGAAATCAACAACTCTTCTTTTACGGCTTCCCGTAAGGGCAGCGAAGAGAATTGTCTTGCCATAGCGCGAATGGCCACAAAATTGGACGCCCAATTGGTGATGGGATCTGATGCCCACGTTGCCTTTGATTTGGGGGGATTTGACCGCTCGCTGGCTATTGTGGATGCCGCCGATTATCCCCGCCAGCGGCTCCTTAATGAGAGCCCTATGGCGTTATTGCATTTTTTACAGCAACGGGGCCATCAACATCTTGACGAACTCATCCGCTATTTCAGGCCGGTGCTCTGA
- a CDS encoding copper resistance protein NlpE: protein MFSIGKHSDFTPSCVSRMLGDLHFVNQGTAMKFSRYFFSLLTTLPLLACTQVEAPVPEALSQSTGHTAGAAQPQESVIGGSLPIGDSSRTSLDWQGSYEGVVPCASCEGIKTRLTLNNDGTYLLQSQYLGKEQDGKEPKVFEEQGKFSWNASGGAIQLENGAWYQVGENQLFMLDREGKRITGVLAGHYRLLKKQSALLPRF from the coding sequence ATGTTTAGCATCGGAAAACATAGCGACTTCACCCCATCCTGCGTATCGCGTATGCTGGGTGATCTCCACTTTGTTAATCAGGGTACAGCCATGAAATTCTCCCGCTATTTTTTCAGCTTACTCACGACACTGCCGCTGTTGGCCTGCACTCAGGTAGAAGCCCCAGTTCCAGAGGCGCTTTCGCAATCAACAGGTCACACTGCTGGGGCGGCACAACCTCAGGAAAGCGTAATCGGCGGATCCCTGCCCATTGGAGACAGCAGCCGTACTTCGCTTGATTGGCAAGGCAGCTATGAAGGCGTGGTTCCCTGCGCCAGTTGTGAAGGTATCAAAACCCGACTGACATTGAATAACGATGGAACTTACCTGCTGCAAAGCCAATATCTGGGCAAAGAACAGGATGGTAAAGAACCCAAGGTTTTTGAGGAGCAAGGCAAGTTCAGCTGGAATGCCAGCGGTGGTGCCATCCAGCTTGAAAACGGCGCCTGGTATCAGGTAGGAGAGAATCAACTGTTTATGCTGGACAGGGAAGGAAAGCGCATAACAGGCGTTCTGGCAGGGCACTATCGCCTGCTGAAAAAGCAGAGCGCTTTGCTGCCTAGATTCTAG